The window AACATCTCGAAGTACCTAGGCGGCCAGAAGCTGCGCGACGCACTGACGGCCCAACTCGGACTCTGATGGCCCCGCCCATGACCTGGAACGACAAGAAGTTCGAAAAGGAGTTCGCAGCGGCGGTCGAGAAGTTCGATCGGCTGGAGACGGAAAACGAATGCCGTCGCCTGATCGAGCACCTGCGAGCCACTGTCGAGCCGTATGACGCGGGCGCCGCGAAGAAGATCCTCGGCCATCTCCAACGCAAGCGCTACTTCGACCTCCTCCAGCGGGTGGCTGACGCGTTCCAGCAGACCGGCCTGCGGACGCCGAGAGTCCGGCGCCAGTACGCCCAGGCCTTGCTCGATCAGGGCGGTCTGAGCGCCGCGCTGCCCTTCCTTGAGAACCTGGCCCAGGAAACCGCCAAACAGCCCGACATGGCCTTCGAGCACTCGGAGGCGAGGGGCCTCCTGGGCCGCGCCTACAAACAGATCTATATCGACACCGACAACCCCAAGAGCCCGGAGGCCCGCGACGCCCTGAAGAAGGCCATCGACGCCTACCACTCCGTCTACGAGATCGACAAGTCCGAGCACACCTGGCACGGCATCAACTCCGTCGCTCTGCTGCGCCGAGCGGCCACAGACGGGGTTCCGATCGCGGGTTTTGATGACCCCGAGAAGGCGTCGAACGAGATTGCCGAGAAGATCCTCGAGGGAATCGAAACCAAGTGGGATGAACGCAAGGCCTCGATGTGGGACTCCGGCACCGCACTGGAAGCCTGCGTCGCGCTGAGTGCGAGCCGCCCCGAAGACGAGGCCCGCGTGTGGCTCAATCGCTACGTCCGCGAGCCGAACGCCGACGCCTTCGAACTGGCGAGCACGCTACGCCAACTCGTGGAGGTCTGGCGGCTCGACGTGGAGAGCGAACCCGGAGCGAGCCTCTTGCCGGTGCTCCGTGCCGAGCTCTTGGCCCGCGAGGGCGGCGGCTTCGAGGTCAAGCCAGATCAGCTCAAGGCCGGCAAACTCGAGGGGCAGCCCGACGCGAACCTCGAGAAGATCCTCGGCAAGGTCCGCTATGTGAGCTATAAGTTCATGCTGCGGGCAATCGAGCGGGCGCGCGCGGTCAGCCGTATCGAGCATCAGCCCGGGCAGGGATTCGGCACCGGCTTCATTGTTCGCGGCGGCGACCTTCACGACAGTCTCGGCGACGAGTTGATGTTGCTCACGAACTCGCATGTCGTAAGCGAAGACCCTCTCAACATGGACGCCCTGCGCCCCGATGCCGCCATCGTCACCTTCCAGCTGCTCAAGGAAGAGGACCGAGCCGACGACGAGTACGCGGTCACGGAGCTGGTCTGGAGCTCACCTCCCGGTGAACTCGACGCCAGCCTTTTGCGCCTGGAGAAAGTGCCCGACGGGCTCGAGGCCTACCCGGTAGCTCCGAGGCTGCCGCTTGCCGACGGTGACCAGCGCGTCTATGTCATCGGCCACCCCAAGGGTGGATCGCTCTCCTTCTCGATTCAGGACAACGTGCTGCTCGATCACGAGGCTCCGCGACTGCATTACCGAGCTCCTACCGAGGGCGGTAGCTCCGGCAGCCCGATCTTCAACTCGCAGTGGAAGCTCATAGGACTCCACCACGCCGGCGGCAAGGAGATGCTCAGGCTCAACAGGAAAGAGGGCACCTATGACGCCAACGAGGGTCTCTGGATCCAGTCGGTCCGCGAGAAGATGAAGGCAGATCCACAGAAAATTCTCTGAGCGAGATCGGGCTGGCGCGCGGTGAAGGCTCCCCGGTCTCGAGAGCCTCCCTGGTCTCTTTCTCGAAGACCAGGCGGTTCGAGATCCATCTCCACGCCGGAGCACAGGCGCGGCTCTCGATCTTCCGTCCAGCCATGAGATCAGGACGTGGCTTTCCTACGATGTCTTCTCGGACCGTAGGGGGCCAACGCTAGCAACTTACGCTACGCTGGTTCACGGTGTAGCCGTGCTTGCTTCGTCGCACCGAGAGACGGTTCCTCCGGCGGTAAGCGCACCCATCCAAGTCAGCTAACCGATAAAGCACTGCGTCTCAGGTTAGCGTGATGCTCTTCTCGATACCGTCAGCGCCCAGAACGGGGCTTCAATTCCTCGCTAGCCCCGCCTCGCGGCAGATCTCGAACGTCATGACCATGTCGCCTTCGTCGTTCATCGAGAGGTTTGTCCTGCTGAGGCGATAGTTCCGGCCGCTCTTTGTCAGCACGTGCGGAATCCCGAGGCCCATCAAAAGGCCCCACTGATCGTCAGGCGCCACCGATTCGATCAGGTTCTTCACGCCTATCCGACTAAGGTCTCGGCCAGTTTTGACATCCTTTCGTGCCGCAAAAAAGACATCCAGGACCGCCGGGGCCCAGTCTCCGAGCCGAGGGCTCGAGCCGGGGACGACCGCGAGATAAGCGAACAGGGCTTCCGGCTCGGGTTCGTCCAGATCAACTTCTACCAACTGCCCCTCATAGACAGTGAATCCGCCCACCTCATCGCATTTCGGTAGCTCATCGCTGACGCTTGCAGCCAACGAGCCGGCCCGTTTTCGAAACTCGGTTTCCCACTGTTCAAAGATCGGCAGGTACGCTCGGTACTTGTCGAACTCCTGCAGGATCTCCAACAGCCGGGCTTCTGTCCGAGCCCTCGCCGCCTGGCCCTCGATTACCCGGGTCTGCACCAATTGATACGCGGCTTCCGCTTCCCCGCGAGCGACGTTTGCCTCGACGGTGGCTTCGTCGGCCGCCAACGCAGCTTCGTCGGCGGCCTCTTTCAAGGTGAAGATCCAAGCAGCCAATGCAAGCACGGCCAAGAAGGCCACAGCCAAGCCAATCGCAAACCTGCCTGTCCGCCGGAGGCGAGCAGCCCGCTGCTTCTCCTGTTCCAGCTCCTGTCGATAGAAACTGTCCCCACTCGGGATGATCGCGCCGAGGAACCGGGCCCGCACCCGCTCGTCGAGTGAGCGGCGCTCCTCGTCCGACAGACCGTCCCATTCCTTTTCGATGAGCTGGATCCGCTGGGCGTTGGGCCATTTGTTGGCGATGGAGTCTGGGACATAACGTGCTTCCTCGTCCAGGGGGTCGACGAGGATCGGCGCCATCTGCCGATGCTCGAGCCACCAGTCGAGTTCACGATGCACCCAGTCCTCTCGGCCTTCGTTGAGCTTCGCCCCTGGCGTACAGATAACGATGATCGCGCGCGCGCGCTTGAGATAGGGCTCGTGAACGGCCGTCCAGTCCTCTACCCCGGGGGCCGCTTGATCAAAATAGACGTCCAGTTTCGGAGGCGCGTCTTGCGGGTCGGCCTCCTTGGGCAGGGGGACAGCCCGATCTTGCAGAAGCTCGTAGATCCGAGCAGCGGCCGTCATGCCGTCAGCCTGACGATAACAAATGAAGACCGGCCAGTTGTTCATGAGATCCCGAACTTAACAGGCGACGCGCGGCGCCAGCCGGACAAGCTCAAACGGGCGAGCCTTTGGTCCTAGGAGCCGCGCTTCTGGGACGTCGCCCGTGCCAACGCCAGAGACAAAAGCGGGTTCACGGGATCAAGCCGTTTTGCCTTTTCCCGCCACCGCGCGAGAAAGCATGGCAGCGGCCGCGGCTGTCAGCACAAGGTGAGGGCTCTGCTGCGCGGCCCGATGTCGGGCAGGAGTCATCCAGACTCAGGACCGTAAGCCGCTGACAATGACGAGGTTCGGCTGGTACGGGAAACTAGGCACCCAGCCGTCGAAAATCGCTGCCGCTGGGGTTCTGGAAGATGCGCAGGTCGAACTCCGGTAACACCGCCAGGAGGTGGTCAAAGACATCGGCTTGGATGGACTCGTAGGCCTCCCAGTCCTGGTCAGCGCTGAAACAA is drawn from bacterium and contains these coding sequences:
- a CDS encoding DUF4071 domain-containing protein, which encodes MTWNDKKFEKEFAAAVEKFDRLETENECRRLIEHLRATVEPYDAGAAKKILGHLQRKRYFDLLQRVADAFQQTGLRTPRVRRQYAQALLDQGGLSAALPFLENLAQETAKQPDMAFEHSEARGLLGRAYKQIYIDTDNPKSPEARDALKKAIDAYHSVYEIDKSEHTWHGINSVALLRRAATDGVPIAGFDDPEKASNEIAEKILEGIETKWDERKASMWDSGTALEACVALSASRPEDEARVWLNRYVREPNADAFELASTLRQLVEVWRLDVESEPGASLLPVLRAELLAREGGGFEVKPDQLKAGKLEGQPDANLEKILGKVRYVSYKFMLRAIERARAVSRIEHQPGQGFGTGFIVRGGDLHDSLGDELMLLTNSHVVSEDPLNMDALRPDAAIVTFQLLKEEDRADDEYAVTELVWSSPPGELDASLLRLEKVPDGLEAYPVAPRLPLADGDQRVYVIGHPKGGSLSFSIQDNVLLDHEAPRLHYRAPTEGGSSGSPIFNSQWKLIGLHHAGGKEMLRLNRKEGTYDANEGLWIQSVREKMKADPQKIL